The DNA sequence GACAAACAAGAGTTTTCTGGCCATGACTTCTCTTGCCACTTCATCATAGTCACTGGAGGTCTTGATAAAGTGTGTAGGAAAGTCACAGcttgcaaataatttgttttgagGGGATCAAGATGGTGACGTCAAGGGTCACTGGGGTGACGGACATCCCAAGATAGAGGACGATGACTGGGCTACATtgttttttgctgacgaaaaaggtgagatggtaggggtattctaaatctatttttgaaaaaaattcaagtatttagtttggtGTTAACGGATTATATCAATTGCTTTGAATACAGTTCAAGAATAACTTGTTTGTGCATCGTCATGTTTACATGTTTCGCACTCGGTATACAAACGattggtttatactgaatgccaaatgttcttcagtcatctgtgaatttgttttataccatatattgattgatttgtatggttataaaattgaatcatcagtcatcgactttattgttgcattagaAAAACTCTTaagtgcaagcgagatgtgtatcaattttctcagaaTCAgtgaatacttatatatatatatatatatatatatatatcgtagaataatgaccacGGCATTCCTTTTGATTTTTGCACCCAGGGCAGAAGTCTAGGTATAAACGAAGCCGTGAAAGGGACAGATTCAGACTTTtttcgagggggggggggagtagttAATCCAATCATTGATGTAGTGTCTAGTAAGATATCGTGGAATGCCTAATGATTGTCcatttataaacatgtataattataGCGATGGTATAAGAAGGATTCATATTCTTCATAATAAGACAACATTCCCTGGGGGACGTCCAATGACGAGGATAATTTGTTGACTGGTAATACATGTGTCacacagaaaaaaaatagtGTACAGATTGATGCCATCTTTTCAGTATTCTTTTCTTGTGTTAGTTTATAACTTAATATCTATCAATACTGATGTCTTTAGAAATATGTAACTGCATGCTTAACATCAAATGGTCACGATCAGCTTGATTAagctttaaatgaatgaatcGTTAACAAACAGGAGGGGTGGATGGTGGGTCTTTATGTGTAGAAAACCTGAATCCATGTGTTTACCAGGATATTTTTCTCCAGAACTTGTACCTAGATTTTAAggacagaaatgacaaagtttttctggAGGAGAATTCGTACccatatttatcagataaaatgaCAGGGTTTTTTCTCCGGGAGAACACGTACCCTCATTTTCTATTTGGTAATGATATACCCAGATATTGATGGGTACGGCTTCTCCTGGATaactctgggtacgagttctccagaaAAACcaaagccccgtgtcacagcagatgtggcacgataaagattccttccTGCTgaaaagccgtaagcgccgagcataggtctaaattttacagccctttaATGGTTGatagtggaaaaactgtattaatttccactcaatagagtttaatttaattaataatcaaagaaaatgtgtatgtcaCCTCCTttttaagatgtcagacatacaaaaacataagtataggtcaacatcagaaaatacCAGCAGAGGAGTTATTGCctttgaaaacatatttttcattataaataattgactATCTCCGGAAAATATATACTTTTTCAATCAATAGTTtaccccattttttttttattttattcagtgaataaaattcttcTGAAATATATATCTCTATCATGCTTCAAGTttaatgtaataaatatttttgcaaaaacctatgacatcacatgaggatcgatcgaccttaatatacaatcaatcaatgtattcGTTTTGGTCCACATTTTGGTGTGTGTagcaaagaaggataactccaattaatttcaaattcaggCTTGGAAAGCACACTGTTCTTGTGCAAATGCAGACTGCAAGTCATTGTCAACACACTGCTCTCGGGCAGGGCCAGCATGGCAGCCATAGTCCTCATTTACGTGCATGTGGGAGCACTTATGACATCCCTAGACCACTCGTAGAGTGAGTTACTATCAGTATTGGTCGTAAATCGCAAGtcgtaacttttagtgaaacggtcgtTTAGGTCTGCGTCTACGATCGGTTGGTGAAACGGCTGCcagattccacctctggtgagtCCAGGGGTGCGTGTTTGCCTACTCTCAATTTGCACTGTTAGTAAGATTTAGGAGATTGTTtttactattcgttatcttcaacctTTTCACGTACATCTTTACTTCATTTTCAATAATAGTGAATTGCATTACTGTAAATAcatttaatattcatattgaGATTGGTACATTAATAGTGAAAACTAACGTAATGTTTGTCCAATTTGGGAATTAACAAGGAGCCCAAGGGCAACATCACTCATCTGAGTCATCTAGGTCCTGCTGTTGTTCTGCCGTTGTGATTTTTTCCCCAATCATTGTTTATGCTCATGGAAATTCGAAAGGGTTCCGACAAAACTGAACATGAAttcaaatataataataaaaaccaaTATAAtccttacatttttttttaaatcaagtaaAACGATTTTAAGAAATCCTCCGGGGTGTTTTAGGTAGTGAAATAAGAATTTATTTAGCTGTCAAGTTCTCACataattcttttcaagaacgtTGACAAATCACTTTCAAGACATAACGTTCTTCAGTAATTTGAATATTGGTGAGTTCAACGTATCACAAGCAACTGCCAAAGCTAAATGTTTCTCATCAGTCGACCACTGATACTTCTCCAAGAGAAAGTGCACGATCTGCTCCGGACTATAATCATCGGGGAAGTTAGAGGCTATGGCCAACGCCTGTCTCGTTCTTTTGATATTCAGGATGCACTCGAGAAGGACGAAGTCTTGTTTGGTGCATGCGATTTCCACTGCTTTATTTACTGCATCGTCGGACCACTCACGACCTTCCGCCTTTGAAAAGATCGAATAAAGAGGGATAGCTTTCGGCGAGTACGCGCCCAAAACTAAACAGGCGTCCGTTATTTCAGTTCCTGTCTTTATAAAAAAGTTGACAACTTCTACATTTCCTTTCATGCATGCGGTCTGTAAAGCAAATTCGGTGAGGTGGTTGTCCCATTCTCGAGAATTGTAAATGAGTTCAACCATTTCATAACTATCGTTGGGCAATCCTGCTACCAACTGCAGAGCACCATCATCCAGATGTATTCCGTCTGCTATCAGTAACTGGGCTTTCTGAACGTGTCCATAGCGAAATACCACCATAAGAGCGTCACTCTTTTCAACTTGGTTTAACATTCTTATGGTCAATATATACTCCAAAACAGTGTTTGGACCGTCATCTGCTTTCATCAACGTGTGCAGATGAGATTTCTTCATGGTGACTCTGCTTTGCTGCAGAATGAACTTGAAAACGGAAAGATTGTCTTTGGTGCATGCTTCTTGCAGTGCGTTGTCTTTCTTTTCTTGGCTCCATTGTTGAAATACCCGCACTTTTTCTAGATAGGTTGAAAGTTTCTCATCCACAGTTTCAGTGTGTCGCCTATCTTTTGACACAGACTTCTGTGATTCTTTTGATAAAAATTCCAACAGTTCGAAAGATGAGTCATCGATTTCAGACAAGCAATGACGAACCTTTGGGCGAACTccgctacatgtatgttcagaCTGTGTTAAAGGATGTTCTGTTATATAATGCACAGCGCCGTAATGCAGAATAATTTCTACGACTTGAGGACAGTCAGCACTCATGGCGAGCTGAAGCGTGAAGTTTTTTTCGCGTCGAAACCAGGAATTATGCGGATCATAGAATTCTATGATTTGAGATAGAAGAGCAGGGTTTCTGTAACAAAACAAGACCAGTGAAGGAGAATGTTCGCCAAGTACAATCGAATGTCGAGAAATTACTCTGGAAACGTCTGCAAAAGTGTATCGTTTGGCCAACAGGTTCTTAAGACAAGATTTCTGTTTGAAATATCGCAAAATGTTGCTAACAAAACGAGTTTGTTGCACGATCTTCAGATTAGCGGTCTCATACGGATTTTGAATTATTTCGGCATACATTTTATCATAAAGGGTAGTGTATTGTACACTGCTTAAAACAAGTTTTTGTTGATACAATTTCCCATCATGCAATAGATAGTCACACCATACTAAATTCAGATCCGCTGTACCACAGCAACTCAGAACAACATCCAAATACTTTCTTCCCGAGACAATGAAAACGGTTTCTCTAACTGAAGTGTGGGAAAATTCATACGTTGAAGAGGAAACGTTGAAAGATAGGAAAACCCCTTGCAAggatttcaaatttttcttcAGACTTTCCGCATCTGGCCCATTTTGTCCGAATTTCCCTAACAGTTCCTGCAAAGCGTCGTTCTTGTGTAACAAACAATGAACAGGAAGACACGAGTCACTTGAAAACAGCAGTACGACGCAGAGTGTCACAAACTTGTCGAAGTGAAACTCGAACATGTACTCCATATGATCGACAAGCAGCTCGAAAGGATTGGTGAAAAAGCTATCACCATATCGCCTGAAGTTTTTATCATTGAAATACAAGTAACATAGATGAGGAAATCCCAACGGAGTGTCTGTCGTTGCAATAtcccatttcatattttttgaTAGAGGCTCTTTGTGGCAGTTGGAATAATTATCTAACATTTCTAGTTTGGCGAGTCTATCCATTTTATACCCCATAGCCAAATCCACTACGTATTTATCGGCAAATATGTTATGCTCACTAAATTTTGACGCACGCAGGTATCTAAGACTCTCGGAATAAATATTATTTCTGAGGGTGATGATGATGAAAACACTTCGCAAGTCTGGATTTCCAAAACCTTTGTATGAATATAACTCCTCAAATCTTGGTTGCCATCTCTCGTAGCGCTTAATTTCAAAACTAGTCTTTCCAAAAATATCATCCAATAGAATAGCACATTTTTTATTGGTCATCAATATCTTATGCAATTCGTCAGGTTTTGAATTCCATAATTTGATCGGCGTCATTTGACAGACTCTGTAGAAGTGTTGAAGAACAGAGATCCCAAGAGTTGTCTTCCCTTCTCCAGCCCTTCCAGTAATCACCACTATCCCTGTGTCTAAGAGACGTTTGATGACATCATCCAGGACCGGTAACTCTGTGTAGCATGGGTTTCCAAGTTTTTGATTTATTTGCCATTTGGTAtgtactaattttaaaaaaagtaaatgtaatGCGGTATAGTActcaaacataattttcttaACACGCATGCTCAAAGctttagatattcatattatttaAGTTAAAAAAGACTGTTGATATTACTACTTTGTTATTATTTTAAACAACTATTTCATTTATCataattattaaagaaattaatgaATAACAGAGGGTCGGATACCTATTAGGCTTTCTGTTAAAGGATCCCATTTTCTTTGGTCCTGTGAGTTTGCTGTAAAGCAATAGCAGGAATTTATTTACTTtgtattaaaatatttcaaaacggTTAAAAAGATTACAAATCTAACCACCTTGTTTTTATGAAACAACCAACTTAAAGTATTCTAGATCGATCTTGTAATTCAAACCCCGAGTATTTACACGATGGTATAATATAATGACTATTAATATTGTAATAACTGATGAAAAAGAGAGGCCTTTGAGTTCATTCGACCTTTAGCACCGTTGCACATTTCTGATTATTTTCtattacaaaattatgataACAAGCAAGCCCTCGCAACATAGCATATCGTAAGATAAGTGCAAGTGAGAGCATAGGAAGGGGTGGTCACTATAGTAACCTTAACACCAGTATTTCATATTTAGGTTAGAAAACCAGTAGGATTCACGTGACCTTAACACCAGTATTTTATATTTAGGTTAGAAAACCAATAGGATTCACGTGACCTTAACACCAGTATTTTATATTTAGGTTAGAAAACCAGTAGGATTCACGTGACCTTAACACCAGTATTTTATATTTAGGTTAGAAAACCAATAGGATTCACGTGACCTTAACACCAGTATTTTATATTTAGGTTAGAAAACCAGTAGGATTCACGTGACCTTAACActagtattttatatttaagTTAGAAAACCAGTAGGATTCACGTGACCTTAACACTAGTATTTTATATTTAGGTTAGAAAACCAGTAGGATTCACGTGACCTTAACActagtattttatatttaagTTAGAAAACCAGTAGGATGCAAGTGACCGTAATACCAGCATTTATATCTAAGTTAGAACACCAGTAGGATTCAAGTGACCGTAATACCAGCATTTATATCTAAGTTAGAACACCAGTAGGATTCAAGTGACGGTAATGCAAGTATTTTATATTTAGGTCAGAAAACTAGTAGGATTCAAATGACCGTAATACCAGCATTATTTATCTAAGTTAGAAAACAAACATAGGAAATGAAATAGAGAAGAAATAAGAATAATTAAATAAAGTACATACCAGCTTCAGACATACCTTGCCTTGAGATTGTTCAAACCTTCAATCTGTGAATAAATAGGCATCCATTGACTAGGTTATTTTACTGAGCGTTACGCAAGAAGTAACATAATTTGTATGCGATTGGTCGTCGTTAGGGTAATCCTTTTCATTTGATAGCTTGTATTGAAATCATGGATTCAGCACAAACGATAAAGAATAATTCAAACAGCTTTTCTTGATCTGCTACTTCCGTCCATGCACATATTATTATTATCcttatcattttattcatttataaagcgcaaaaatTACCTATAGTTTCTATGCGTTTTACAATGTCTGTgctaataatcaatgataatataccaataaaagacctgcaagagctataaagaaaatgataaaacaatagaaagactttaaataaaacatggtagtaagaTGCCAAGGTGGCTGACTTTGACTAGACAAGATATAACTGGCACACAGGTAATTACATTCGTATATTTGATCAAAGTTCAGTTTGCAAGAGAATGAACATGGCATCCTTGATAttgcactgaattttacattcacagggcATATTCACGCTTGAGCAAGAGTGTTTTTAGGTTCTTGCAGAATGTTCCATGTGCTTCAAGCTCTCGAACATATCAAAATGacaaacctatcattgggtcaaatgctgtttgatgtgtttcatacataccgattgttagaccgttcttagttcatttattttactacggattactccatttacctgatcaatatttaagcctcacggcggatgtgaccggtcgacaggggatgcttactcctcctagacacctgatcccacctctggtatatccaggggtccatgtttgcccaactctctattttgtattgcttataggagtcatgagactgatcactgttcgttatcctcgcCTTTCATAACATAGGTAAAACAACATAAGTtataaaacaagaaatgattCACACTGGTGTGCTCGGTCTAttataaacacatgtatattgacTTTGAAAACGAAAATTTTGTCGAAAACTGAAACATATCGTGTTACTTACACCTGAAACATATCGTGTTACTTACACCTGAAACATATCGTGTTACTTACACTGACGGTACAATTTGTATTTCCCCATGATAACCTGGGATTTTCCGAATTAGGCTATCTCATTATCTGTAAgaataaacataaaatatctCGGATTAGTGTATTCGAGTTCATGTGCACTGTATGCATGAACTGTTTTACCTGCGTTTCATTTTCTTCCTGAAtaacttgaaaattcaattgaCCTCCTCCCCTCTATCAAAACCCGATGTAATCAATGAAACCCAATGTCAAACCTCGTTATATCAAACATCAGGAAATATGATAAAGTTCGATTAATACATTTggactgtaaacatgacattatgTCTATCAcacaaaacaagaaaatgtcGGTATCCGTCTTTTATTAACAATCAAACAGCTTTAAAGATATACCAGCATTCTTAGAAAGTAATTGAAATCATCAATTATGtatattctttataaaatcaaaatgcgATTGTTTCACATTAAACCGGAATGATTGATGCAAAATAAAACCGTTCTCAAGAGACGGAGAACATACCTATTTGTTTAACAAAGAATGTAACAACCAATAGAATAACATACTTGCGTGTCTCGTTGGGCGTCCATTTTGGCGATATATGGTCACCCATGGGGATACTCCCTGTCAAGTGCTCTATAATGTACAGGTAGATAACAGGTATATATGTGTTGATATGCACCTAGTTATtaatagcatatatatatatatatatatatatatatatatatatatacagttgtatatttatattaccGTATTATGGGAAATTCGTCTACCAAGCTCTCCTTCTTGAACTCGATGTCAAAACTTACCGTCGCCTGACATTGGTCAATGTCCGAGAGTTAAATTGGTCAACAAAGAAGaaatcaaatttatttataGCATATATATACCTGCATGATCTGGGTATACCATGGGATGACAGTTTCACACAAAGCCGATTGAGTGTACTCGAATGGTTTTTTTTACTTCCTGGTGTACATATAATCgtgattttttttgtatttctacttgtgtagatttttTGATACTTAGTTctagagagagggggagagaaatttaaaaattatagaattagaataattgttttattctaTTAGGGCCTCGTGGGGCATGACATACAACACCTATGATTAGATATACATACAGATGACAACACAGAATGACGTGATGTCTATATATATCCACCAATAGATACCGCGGTATTACGCTAGGGGATTTTCATCGAAGCGGATATGCTTGCATCATAAAATTTATCAGCAGATATTGGGAAATGAACAATATATCGTGTTGACACTTAATGTACTCCTTGTCCATGGTAGATTTATTTTGGTATAATTTATATGCACATGCACGTCTGATCTCTTCAAGCTTCATTCATTCGATACGTCTACCGGTGAAATTTTGTGTTTTGAATCAATAAACTTAAAATTTTTCTGggtttatttttggaaaaagtGGTATGAAAAGGACATTTTCTATATTGGAGACATtgtggacaaaaataaaaattctctTAGCCATGAAAAATAAGTGAAACGTACAATTTTAACATATCTTTTTTTGAATATTAGTGTTTAAGTAACGCAATACCCTATAGCTTGAGAAAACATATTCGACAAAACAATAATTCTTCTATAAATAGAAACACGTTAATATTGAgatttgttacatgtaaaaatagGAGTCCAATACCAGAAATGACTTGTAAAGAGTTTTACTGGATTTGGATAGAAAGTGTAGTAGAATTACCAAAATAGGAGAATATTTTTGAGTCAATATTAATTCTAGATGCAGTAactaattcaataaatcaaaaattGTAAACCTTTATTGATGGAACGAGAGCAGTTACAATTTGTGGCCTGTATTTGTGACAATCTATTTACACAATTTTTAACTTACCCTGGCGGAGCGCAGAGATTCACCAACTGTCTGAAGGCCCACCGACCTTCGGCAGAGGGCGCAACCACGGGTAACCGTGATGAGCGAGACCTCTTGGTATCGTAACAAGAGAGAATACCACATATCACCGTTTTGTGTACTATGCGAAAATCTAGATACAATAAAGCACATGTTTCACCCAGGACATTGTCCTTGGGCCCCTATTATTCCTAGCATACATTAACGATCTACCTTCCAAAGTCACTTCAACATCTAGATTATTTGCGGATGATTGTATGTTTTATTGTACCATCAACACAGAGGCAGACATAAAAGCACAGCAAGAAGACCTAAACCAGTTGCAGGAATGGGGGAAGGACTGGATGATGAATTTCAACCCAGACAAGTGCGAGGTCATCCGGATAACAAACAAACGAAGGATTGTACCTGGTCATTATATGATTCATGGCCACGTTCTACAAGAAACAGACAGGGCGAAATAAATTGGTTTAACAATTGACAGAAATCTATCATGGGGTCCACAAATTAATAGTATGACTAAGAAGGCAAATGGCACCACAGTTTTCCTTAACAGGAACATTGCCAGCTGCCCAAGGGAAATCAAGGAGCTGAGTTATAAGTCAGAGCCTTGTTCGACCCCAAATGGAATATACTGCCACAATGTGGAACAACTCAGTCCAACAAAACCCATCAAGCAGCTGTAGAAAGAGTCCAAAGAAGAGCAACCCGGTTCATCATCTGTAACTACAGAAGAGAGAGCAGTGTCACTAGGATTGTGGAACAAATGCACCTATATATATAGTCTCCAATCCAGACAACATGTGGCTCGTGTTACCATGATGTCCAGCATTGTCAACATCATAGACATACCACCCATCCCTCTACAGCCTACAGGAACATCATAGACAATATACCACCCATCCCTCTACAGCCTACTGGTACATCATAGACAATATACCACCCATCCCTCTACAGCCTACAGGAACATCATA is a window from the Ostrea edulis chromosome 5, xbOstEdul1.1, whole genome shotgun sequence genome containing:
- the LOC125650944 gene encoding uncharacterized protein LOC125650944, translated to MSEAANSQDQRKWDPLTESLIVHTKWQINQKLGNPCYTELPVLDDVIKRLLDTGIVVITGRAGEGKTTLGISVLQHFYRVCQMTPIKLWNSKPDELHKILMTNKKCAILLDDIFGKTSFEIKRYERWQPRFEELYSYKGFGNPDLRSVFIIITLRNNIYSESLRYLRASKFSEHNIFADKYVVDLAMGYKMDRLAKLEMLDNYSNCHKEPLSKNMKWDIATTDTPLGFPHLCYLYFNDKNFRRYGDSFFTNPFELLVDHMEYMFEFHFDKFVTLCVVLLFSSDSCLPVHCLLHKNDALQELLGKFGQNGPDAESLKKNLKSLQGVFLSFNVSSSTYEFSHTSVRETVFIVSGRKYLDVVLSCCGTADLNLVWCDYLLHDGKLYQQKLVLSSVQYTTLYDKMYAEIIQNPYETANLKIVQQTRFVSNILRYFKQKSCLKNLLAKRYTFADVSRVISRHSIVLGEHSPSLVLFCYRNPALLSQIIEFYDPHNSWFRREKNFTLQLAMSADCPQVVEIILHYGAVHYITEHPLTQSEHTCSGVRPKVRHCLSEIDDSSFELLEFLSKESQKSVSKDRRHTETVDEKLSTYLEKVRVFQQWSQEKKDNALQEACTKDNLSVFKFILQQSRVTMKKSHLHTLMKADDGPNTVLEYILTIRMLNQVEKSDALMVVFRYGHVQKAQLLIADGIHLDDGALQLVAGLPNDSYEMVELIYNSREWDNHLTEFALQTACMKGNVEVVNFFIKTGTEITDACLVLGAYSPKAIPLYSIFSKAEGREWSDDAVNKAVEIACTKQDFVLLECILNIKRTRQALAIASNFPDDYSPEQIVHFLLEKYQWSTDEKHLALAVACDTLNSPIFKLLKNVMS